A single Microbacterium sp. YJN-G DNA region contains:
- a CDS encoding aldehyde dehydrogenase family protein translates to MTNLTIPVWNPATEEQIDEVRAFTRADVDIAVERAVAAQRSWARLPIAQRQQFLFDLADAVSRHREELASLESRDVGKPMTAALAEADSVAGVFRYYAGTIDKLTGETIPVDGGVALTFREAIGVVGVITPWNFPLPIASWSIAPALAAGNAVIVKPASMTPLSTVRLGELAAEVSPIPHLLQVVTGGGAEVGSTLIEDSRVGKISFTGSTEVGRSILRSSADTMKRVTLELGGKSANIVFADADIAKAAASAPWAVFDNTGQDCCARSRILVQRPALDEFLEKFVAATSALRIGDPSRLDTDLGPLVSQEHRTTVESFLDDKLDVVFKGSAPDGPGYWMAPHIAVDQDGSTRAARDEIFGPVAVVIPFDTEEEAVRLANETIYGLSGSIWTSNVGRALRVARGVESGTLSVNSNSSIRVQVPFGGFKQSGIGRELGMEGVRGFTEPKSVFINTES, encoded by the coding sequence ATGACGAACCTGACAATTCCCGTATGGAACCCGGCGACCGAAGAGCAGATCGACGAGGTGCGGGCGTTCACCCGCGCTGACGTTGACATCGCTGTAGAGCGAGCGGTCGCTGCGCAGAGAAGCTGGGCACGCCTTCCTATCGCGCAGCGCCAGCAGTTCCTGTTCGACCTCGCTGATGCGGTGTCTCGCCATCGGGAGGAGCTGGCCAGTCTCGAGTCACGCGATGTGGGAAAGCCGATGACGGCGGCGCTCGCTGAGGCAGACAGCGTCGCTGGGGTGTTCCGCTACTACGCCGGCACCATCGACAAGCTGACCGGTGAGACCATTCCCGTCGACGGGGGCGTAGCACTGACCTTCCGCGAGGCAATCGGTGTCGTCGGGGTCATCACACCCTGGAACTTCCCCCTGCCCATCGCCAGCTGGAGCATCGCGCCCGCCCTCGCGGCCGGTAACGCCGTCATCGTCAAGCCGGCGAGCATGACCCCGCTGTCCACCGTCCGGCTTGGCGAGCTCGCCGCGGAGGTCTCCCCGATTCCGCACCTCCTGCAAGTGGTCACGGGCGGCGGCGCAGAAGTGGGCTCAACTCTCATCGAGGACTCGAGGGTCGGGAAGATCAGCTTCACCGGGTCCACCGAGGTGGGGCGATCCATCCTCCGCTCCAGCGCTGACACCATGAAGCGGGTCACCCTCGAACTCGGCGGAAAGTCCGCGAACATCGTCTTCGCTGACGCCGACATCGCCAAGGCGGCAGCATCCGCGCCATGGGCGGTGTTCGACAACACCGGTCAGGACTGCTGCGCACGAAGCCGCATCCTCGTGCAGCGGCCCGCTCTTGACGAATTCCTTGAGAAGTTCGTCGCCGCCACGAGTGCTCTGCGGATCGGAGACCCGTCGCGGCTGGACACTGACCTCGGCCCCCTGGTGTCACAGGAGCACCGTACGACCGTCGAGTCCTTCCTCGACGACAAGCTCGATGTGGTCTTCAAGGGATCCGCCCCGGACGGCCCCGGCTACTGGATGGCCCCCCACATCGCCGTCGACCAGGACGGATCCACCCGCGCAGCCCGGGACGAGATCTTCGGCCCCGTCGCCGTGGTCATTCCCTTCGACACGGAGGAGGAGGCGGTCCGGCTCGCCAACGAGACGATCTACGGTCTCAGCGGCTCCATCTGGACCAGCAACGTCGGCCGCGCGCTTCGCGTTGCGAGGGGTGTGGAGAGCGGGACCTTGTCCGTGAACTCGAACTCCTCCATCCGTGTGCAGGTCCCGTTCGGTGGCTTCAAACAGTCCGGCATCGGACGCGAGCTGGGGATGGAGGGCGTGCGCGGCTTCACAGAGCCGAAGTCGGTCTTCATCAACACCGAATCATGA
- a CDS encoding NAD(P)/FAD-dependent oxidoreductase, producing MSESLVVVGASVATTAFIERLRELGNSAQVTVIDCDPDAPYDRPPLSKHYLVEGEADDIAVDWSDLNAELVRARATSVDTSASVVRVEYPDGRMGAVPFDQLVIATGASAARLPIEPEDTTVLRSAADARRLRERTANGESAVVIGAGAIGVELASSLAARGSKVALLDRAAGPLERLLAGHLGQETSAWLADAGVACHWEADIARISTTDRGWEVELRDGPVLVGDVLISAVGARPAVGWLEESGLLTQGALLVDDDGRVVQEGAVVPHLFGIGDAVTRMRDGGPGQRTESWAEARQQGAHLAEMLTGVNRQPAPPSYFWTEVAGRKVQVVGALHPDAVPVLEFENPERGATLHRYDAPDGTSAWIGVNAQPRIARLLTAA from the coding sequence GTGAGCGAGTCGCTGGTCGTGGTCGGCGCTTCCGTCGCGACCACGGCGTTTATCGAGCGGCTGCGGGAACTCGGCAACAGTGCGCAGGTCACGGTCATCGACTGTGACCCCGACGCCCCATATGACAGGCCCCCGCTGTCGAAGCACTACCTTGTCGAGGGTGAGGCGGACGATATCGCCGTTGACTGGAGCGACCTGAATGCCGAGCTCGTCCGTGCACGTGCCACGAGCGTGGACACGTCGGCGTCGGTCGTCAGAGTCGAGTACCCCGATGGGCGGATGGGCGCTGTGCCGTTCGACCAACTTGTGATCGCCACGGGTGCGAGCGCCGCGCGGCTGCCTATCGAACCGGAGGACACCACGGTACTGCGGAGCGCCGCGGATGCCCGAAGGCTGCGCGAGCGCACGGCGAACGGCGAGTCTGCCGTGGTCATCGGCGCGGGAGCCATCGGCGTGGAGCTCGCCTCCTCGCTCGCCGCCCGCGGATCGAAGGTCGCGCTCCTGGACCGAGCCGCAGGGCCCCTCGAGCGACTGTTGGCCGGCCACCTGGGCCAGGAGACGTCTGCCTGGCTCGCGGATGCGGGCGTTGCCTGTCATTGGGAAGCCGATATCGCTCGCATCAGCACCACTGACCGCGGCTGGGAGGTGGAGCTCCGAGACGGGCCTGTGCTTGTCGGTGACGTCCTCATCAGCGCCGTGGGCGCCCGCCCTGCCGTCGGGTGGCTGGAAGAGAGCGGCCTCCTCACCCAGGGTGCGTTGCTCGTCGACGACGACGGTCGTGTCGTTCAGGAAGGGGCCGTCGTCCCGCACCTGTTCGGTATCGGTGACGCGGTCACGCGCATGCGCGACGGCGGTCCGGGCCAGCGCACGGAGAGCTGGGCCGAAGCGCGACAGCAGGGTGCACACCTTGCGGAGATGCTCACCGGCGTGAACAGGCAGCCGGCGCCCCCGTCATACTTCTGGACGGAAGTCGCAGGACGCAAAGTCCAAGTGGTCGGGGCGCTGCATCCGGACGCCGTGCCGGTGCTGGAGTTCGAGAACCCAGAGCGCGGAGCGACGCTTCACCGCTATGACGCGCCGGACGGCACAAGCGCGTGGATCGGCGTCAACGCGCAGCCGCGCATTGCGAGGCTGCTGACGGCGGCGTGA
- a CDS encoding ferredoxin, giving the protein MTKIWVDPARCQGHARCFMIAPETFYIDDEGYGHVVEGREGAFEEENTRRAIRNCPERAIKLVETEDA; this is encoded by the coding sequence ATGACGAAGATCTGGGTGGACCCGGCACGGTGCCAGGGACACGCACGGTGCTTCATGATCGCCCCCGAGACCTTCTACATCGACGATGAAGGATACGGGCATGTGGTGGAAGGACGTGAGGGCGCCTTCGAAGAGGAGAACACGCGAAGAGCCATCAGAAACTGCCCTGAGCGTGCCATCAAGCTCGTCGAGACGGAGGACGCGTGA